From a region of the Ignisphaera sp. genome:
- a CDS encoding homoserine dehydrogenase, translating to MDLRTSRIVVIGFGSVGRAFARVLALKRKMIEDKYGVALSVVGIVDSKGMAMKNEGFTEYELLKLSEVPRSGVNLFVPYAYNYVDLHHMYDTVQPDIHIELTPANYINGEPGLSDITFALSRGIHVVTANKAPLVLRFKELMNLARSKKISIRFRSTVMGGTPLIDMLMSLKSEDIERIDGILNATTNFILTEMHEKLIDFEEALKRAQAMGIAEANPTLDIDGVDAAAKLVILSYVIGHELKLDEVERESLSKVKLRDVVEAFKEGYTIKYIASLDVQGRKASVRISRISRNDVFAQINGTLNAVRIKSNTGDLFFVGKGGGGVETAHSVLDDVLAIALSSER from the coding sequence ATGGATTTGAGGACCTCTAGAATTGTTGTAATAGGATTTGGTTCTGTTGGCAGAGCTTTTGCTAGAGTTCTCGCTCTGAAGAGAAAAATGATTGAAGATAAGTATGGGGTAGCATTATCCGTTGTAGGGATAGTGGATTCCAAAGGTATGGCCATGAAGAATGAAGGCTTTACTGAGTATGAGCTTCTAAAACTTAGTGAAGTACCTAGATCTGGAGTAAACCTGTTTGTTCCTTACGCATATAACTATGTGGATTTGCATCACATGTATGATACTGTACAACCTGATATCCATATAGAACTTACACCAGCTAACTACATTAATGGTGAGCCAGGATTAAGCGATATAACTTTTGCGTTAAGTAGAGGAATCCATGTAGTCACAGCAAATAAGGCACCTCTTGTCTTAAGGTTTAAAGAGTTAATGAATTTAGCTAGAAGTAAGAAGATCAGCATCAGATTTAGATCAACGGTTATGGGGGGTACACCACTTATTGATATGCTTATGAGTTTGAAGAGCGAAGATATAGAGAGAATAGACGGAATATTGAATGCTACAACAAATTTCATACTTACAGAAATGCATGAAAAACTTATAGACTTTGAGGAAGCTTTGAAAAGGGCTCAAGCAATGGGTATAGCAGAAGCTAATCCAACACTTGATATAGATGGTGTTGATGCAGCTGCAAAATTAGTAATACTATCCTACGTTATTGGCCATGAACTAAAACTTGATGAGGTAGAAAGAGAAAGCTTATCGAAAGTTAAGCTTAGAGATGTTGTTGAAGCATTCAAAGAAGGCTACACAATTAAGTACATAGCCTCCCTGGATGTTCAAGGAAGAAAAGCATCCGTTAGGATCTCGAGGATATCGAGAAATGATGTATTTGCTCAGATAAACGGTACTTTAAATGCTGTTAGAATTAAAAGCAATACTGGAGATCTCTTCTTTGTTGGTAAAGGTGGTGGTGGAGTAGAGACAGCTCATTCAGTACTAGATGATGTTTTAGCTATAGCTTTATCTTCGGAAAGGTGA
- a CDS encoding aspartate kinase has protein sequence MEDVVVKIGGSLLRDGKSYIEVAQNIKEVFAERGIRPIIVVSAMKGITDRLLQAARGSREALNEVESKYTEVAREIGSIKLVKRIDEELKNLRRIVESIGSIDLALLDIVLSYGEKISKMILVQALELSDIKAFELNAKDVIITNNNHGDALIDYIATSIALEKVYTVIRDSVYVPVIEGFIGATPEGVITTLGRGGSDYTATTIASLLKLNRVYLVTDVEGIMTTDPDLVPTAKLVKYMSYSEALEASMHGAKGINPKSFDPLEKVYGSNVLIGSWKMFGTTISKGIAEEFKGPKLVMKKDIAEYSYIAIIGEGTSKTVFIKDILNYVVNLGIEIRGIQSYIHRPSIVLYVDRENSYDTLKKLHRVLFEGEHI, from the coding sequence ATAGAAGATGTAGTAGTAAAGATAGGTGGTTCCTTACTTAGAGATGGTAAATCCTATATAGAGGTTGCACAAAACATAAAGGAGGTTTTTGCGGAAAGAGGTATCAGACCTATTATTGTAGTATCGGCTATGAAGGGTATAACAGATAGGTTGCTTCAAGCAGCGAGAGGGTCTAGGGAAGCACTTAATGAGGTTGAATCAAAATATACAGAGGTGGCTAGAGAGATAGGTTCGATAAAACTTGTCAAGAGAATTGATGAAGAGCTGAAGAATTTAAGAAGAATAGTTGAAAGTATAGGGAGTATAGATCTAGCGCTTTTGGATATTGTATTATCGTATGGCGAGAAAATCAGTAAGATGATATTAGTCCAAGCCCTAGAACTTAGCGACATAAAAGCTTTTGAATTGAACGCTAAAGATGTTATAATAACGAATAACAACCATGGAGATGCTTTGATAGACTATATAGCCACTTCAATAGCTCTTGAGAAAGTTTATACAGTAATTAGGGATAGCGTTTATGTACCCGTGATAGAGGGATTCATAGGTGCAACACCCGAAGGCGTAATTACAACTCTCGGTAGAGGGGGTTCCGACTATACTGCAACAACTATAGCATCGCTTCTGAAACTTAATAGAGTGTATCTCGTGACTGATGTTGAGGGCATCATGACGACTGATCCAGATCTAGTGCCTACAGCAAAACTGGTCAAGTATATGAGCTATAGTGAAGCTCTAGAAGCATCAATGCATGGAGCAAAAGGCATTAATCCAAAGTCATTTGATCCTCTCGAAAAAGTTTACGGTAGTAATGTTTTAATAGGATCGTGGAAAATGTTTGGTACAACTATATCGAAGGGGATAGCGGAGGAGTTTAAAGGACCTAAACTTGTGATGAAAAAAGATATCGCGGAATATTCGTATATAGCTATAATAGGTGAGGGAACCTCTAAGACGGTATTCATAAAGGATATTCTTAATTATGTTGTCAATTTAGGTATAGAGATCAGAGGTATTCAATCATATATTCATAGACCATCAATCGTACTTTACGTAGACAGAGAAAACAGTTATGATACTTTAAAAAAATTGCACAGAGTTTTATTTGAAGGTGAACACATATGA
- a CDS encoding M20/M25/M40 family metallo-hydrolase, which produces MINASTKNLAVDMLLDLLKIYSPPRRERQAIEVLKKYAEELGYEYIEVDGAGNLIAGYGEGNTILASVGHIDTVPWEIPVKFDGYTVSGRGAVDAKGPLVAAFIGFALAKDMIDRKRFKVYAIAAVDEEGDSLGAKHLLKSGFRADGLIVSEPSNGNGVVVGYRGSMRIRIVCTGSGGHSSSYSEDSACEKLISIWQRLRSNYGVIDVKRNTASLLKLFCGEDAPINPRYGESIISIRISIDGDILNLKTDINNIINDFSSCNWYILDYTKPVKTSMNNPIARALTRAIIKNGLRPRILYKYGTSDMNIFYPEVSQNIVAYGPGRSELAHTAVEEISVDELLQGIEVYRAAAGEFFNIIRL; this is translated from the coding sequence TTGATAAATGCATCAACCAAGAACTTAGCAGTAGACATGCTTCTGGATTTACTCAAGATCTACAGCCCCCCACGTAGAGAAAGACAGGCAATAGAAGTCCTGAAAAAGTATGCAGAGGAACTAGGATATGAATATATTGAGGTAGATGGTGCTGGAAACCTTATAGCAGGTTACGGTGAAGGTAACACAATTCTGGCATCTGTAGGACACATAGATACTGTTCCCTGGGAAATACCTGTAAAATTTGATGGCTATACCGTATCTGGAAGAGGTGCTGTAGATGCTAAAGGACCACTTGTAGCTGCATTTATAGGATTTGCTTTAGCGAAAGATATGATAGATAGGAAAAGATTTAAGGTTTACGCTATAGCGGCTGTTGATGAGGAGGGAGATAGTTTAGGAGCTAAGCATCTCCTTAAATCAGGATTTAGAGCTGATGGACTAATAGTTTCTGAGCCTAGTAATGGTAATGGTGTTGTTGTTGGTTATCGCGGAAGCATGAGAATAAGAATTGTGTGCACAGGCTCTGGAGGACATTCCTCGTCGTATTCCGAAGACTCTGCATGTGAAAAACTCATATCTATATGGCAAAGACTTAGAAGTAACTATGGTGTCATTGATGTTAAGAGAAATACAGCATCATTATTGAAACTCTTCTGTGGTGAAGATGCGCCAATAAATCCGAGATATGGCGAGTCTATAATAAGTATAAGGATATCTATAGATGGAGATATATTGAATTTGAAGACAGATATAAATAACATTATCAACGATTTTAGTAGCTGTAACTGGTATATACTTGACTATACGAAACCTGTTAAAACATCTATGAATAATCCTATTGCAAGAGCTTTGACAAGAGCTATTATAAAGAATGGATTGAGGCCGCGAATACTCTATAAATATGGTACTAGCGATATGAATATATTCTATCCAGAGGTTTCTCAAAACATAGTTGCTTATGGTCCTGGACGATCTGAGCTAGCCCATACAGCAGTAGAAGAAATATCTGTTGATGAGCTTTTGCAAGGAATAGAGGTGTATAGAGCTGCTGCTGGTGAATTCTTTAACATAATCAGACTTTAA
- a CDS encoding homoserine kinase, producing the protein MDKYCTNVKVRAPASIANIGPGFDILAMAIEGIYDIVEITICRGNGLIDVKAGGLDVPSGKDNIVYAIAQNIIKKYGLYNIDIVINVVKGVPPASGLGSSGASSAATAYAFMKFLNREYDEYEMLKIAGEGEVAAVGTPHYDNVAASLFGGIVVLDLNKERVYKIKPGFSIHIAVVIPKGVVKVSRKTEFARSVLPKSIDLAIHVKQSSAIAKLMYSLMNNDIELFGEAISTDFIAEPYRANLIPYYYELKELALKLGALGFNISGAGPAVFSIYRSGEEALNVGKKLISFLNDKGLYSDLIVTRVSHKGVEILGE; encoded by the coding sequence ATAGATAAATATTGTACAAATGTTAAGGTAAGGGCACCTGCATCTATAGCTAATATAGGTCCGGGATTCGATATTCTTGCTATGGCAATAGAAGGGATCTATGATATCGTTGAAATTACTATATGTAGAGGAAATGGTTTAATCGATGTTAAAGCAGGAGGTTTGGATGTTCCTTCGGGGAAAGACAATATAGTCTATGCTATTGCACAAAACATTATCAAGAAATACGGATTATACAACATTGATATAGTAATTAATGTCGTTAAAGGTGTTCCACCAGCAAGTGGGTTAGGTAGCTCAGGAGCTTCTTCAGCTGCTACTGCTTATGCATTTATGAAGTTTCTTAATAGAGAATATGATGAATACGAAATGCTTAAAATCGCAGGAGAAGGTGAAGTTGCAGCTGTAGGTACACCACACTACGATAATGTTGCGGCAAGCCTTTTTGGAGGTATAGTTGTTCTTGATTTGAATAAAGAAAGAGTGTACAAAATAAAGCCCGGTTTTTCAATCCATATAGCTGTAGTTATTCCCAAAGGTGTGGTTAAGGTTAGTAGAAAGACAGAGTTTGCACGATCTGTTTTACCCAAGAGTATAGACCTAGCTATACACGTTAAACAGTCTTCAGCTATCGCAAAACTTATGTACTCATTAATGAATAATGATATAGAGCTTTTCGGTGAAGCAATATCAACAGACTTTATTGCTGAACCTTATAGAGCCAATCTTATACCCTACTACTATGAACTAAAGGAACTGGCATTAAAACTCGGAGCCTTGGGATTCAACATAAGTGGTGCAGGACCAGCGGTATTCTCGATATATAGATCTGGTGAAGAGGCTCTTAATGTGGGTAAAAAGCTTATATCTTTTCTCAATGATAAGGGTCTATACTCAGATCTCATAGTAACCAGGGTAAGTCACAAAGGTGTGGAGATCTTGGGTGAGTAG
- the lysW/argW gene encoding alpha-aminoadipate/glutamate carrier protein LysW/ArgW has protein sequence MPEVKCPICGGSVELPDDVVSGEIVEHDCGVSLEVVIEGKELKLKPFEDVGEDWGE, from the coding sequence ATGCCTGAAGTAAAATGTCCTATATGTGGAGGGAGCGTAGAACTGCCAGATGATGTAGTATCAGGAGAAATAGTGGAACATGATTGTGGGGTTTCACTAGAGGTAGTTATTGAAGGTAAAGAACTGAAACTTAAACCATTTGAAGATGTAGGTGAGGATTGGGGAGAATAA
- the lysX gene encoding lysine biosynthesis protein LysX → MGFIAQVGIAYEVIRWEEKSLTEAAKELGLEPKLIHLHSTYLLVGLNGKKSLDPALSVVLQRAISHAIALNSTLALESMGLRVVNNSLSTAIAMNKLWTIKTLSNIGISVPNTAISFDFDSCLKATNVLGYPVVIKPIDGSWGRLIAMARDEEELRAVIEHRSYIPNPIMKVNMLQEFVKKPNRDIRVFVIGEEVPAAIYRVSNHWITNTARGGIAVPAKVDSTLEELALKVARSINAEIVGVDVFEDPERGYIVNEVNAIPEFKNTVKATGCPIHMKIMEYIKSLVKK, encoded by the coding sequence GTGGGGTTTATTGCCCAAGTCGGTATAGCTTATGAAGTAATCAGATGGGAAGAGAAGTCATTAACTGAAGCAGCAAAAGAACTCGGCCTTGAACCGAAGCTTATCCACCTTCACTCTACATATCTTCTTGTTGGACTTAATGGAAAGAAGAGCCTAGATCCTGCTTTATCAGTTGTTCTACAGAGAGCTATAAGTCATGCCATAGCATTAAACTCTACATTAGCGCTCGAATCCATGGGTCTTAGAGTTGTAAATAACTCACTATCAACAGCCATAGCCATGAACAAGTTATGGACAATAAAGACGTTATCTAACATAGGAATATCTGTACCAAATACTGCTATATCTTTCGACTTCGATTCTTGTCTAAAGGCTACAAATGTATTGGGGTATCCAGTAGTCATTAAGCCTATAGATGGTAGCTGGGGAAGACTCATAGCTATGGCTAGAGATGAAGAGGAATTGAGAGCTGTAATAGAGCATAGAAGCTATATACCGAACCCAATAATGAAGGTAAACATGCTCCAAGAATTTGTTAAGAAACCTAATAGAGATATAAGGGTATTCGTTATCGGTGAAGAAGTTCCAGCAGCAATATATAGAGTGAGCAACCATTGGATAACAAATACTGCGAGAGGAGGTATAGCTGTTCCAGCTAAAGTAGATTCAACACTAGAGGAATTAGCATTAAAGGTGGCCAGATCAATAAATGCTGAAATAGTTGGTGTTGATGTATTCGAGGACCCTGAGAGAGGTTACATAGTTAATGAAGTTAATGCTATTCCGGAATTCAAGAATACCGTAAAGGCTACGGGATGCCCTATACACATGAAGATAATGGAGTATATAAAGAGTTTGGTGAAAAAATAA
- a CDS encoding [LysW]-aminoadipate/[LysW]-glutamate kinase, producing MVIVVKAGGRALDKNINGIVRGIANVVDRDKIVFIHGGGDAVTETCRKLGIEPKFVVSPEGIRSRYTDENELEVYVMVMAGKINKAIVSRLVMFNVKAIGISGADGPTLIAERKKRIVIVDEKGRKRVIDGGYTGKIIRVETSLIQKLIDENYVIVVSPIAIDSEGTLLNVDGDQAAYAIAVALKANALIMMSDVDGVMLDNSMVREIKTSDVDNIIDKIGMGMNRKIMLAKKAVEEGVEKVVISSGLIEDPILNALRGGGTAIIRG from the coding sequence ATGGTTATTGTTGTTAAAGCTGGTGGAAGAGCCTTAGATAAGAACATAAACGGGATAGTTAGAGGTATAGCTAATGTGGTTGATAGAGATAAGATTGTCTTCATTCACGGTGGCGGAGATGCTGTTACAGAAACGTGTAGAAAATTAGGTATCGAACCGAAATTTGTGGTGTCTCCCGAAGGTATCAGGAGTAGGTATACAGATGAAAATGAGCTCGAAGTCTACGTAATGGTCATGGCCGGCAAGATAAATAAAGCTATTGTATCCAGACTGGTTATGTTCAATGTTAAGGCTATAGGGATTAGCGGGGCAGATGGTCCTACACTTATTGCTGAGAGAAAGAAAAGGATAGTAATTGTAGATGAAAAGGGTAGAAAGAGGGTTATAGATGGAGGCTATACAGGTAAGATAATTAGAGTTGAAACGAGCTTGATCCAGAAGCTAATAGACGAAAATTACGTTATTGTGGTATCGCCTATAGCTATAGATAGCGAGGGTACGTTGCTTAATGTTGATGGAGATCAAGCTGCATACGCTATAGCTGTAGCACTTAAAGCCAATGCATTGATAATGATGTCTGATGTTGATGGAGTAATGCTAGACAATTCTATGGTTAGAGAAATAAAGACATCTGATGTAGATAACATTATCGATAAAATAGGAATGGGTATGAACAGAAAGATAATGTTAGCAAAGAAAGCTGTTGAAGAAGGCGTAGAAAAAGTTGTAATATCCTCAGGATTAATTGAAGATCCCATCCTAAATGCTTTAAGAGGAGGTGGTACAGCAATTATTAGGGGATAA
- the lysM gene encoding HTH-type transcriptional regulator LysM, protein MPIDDIDLKLLQLLKENARTSYSKLARELGISEGAVRKRISKLVKNGVIKKMTIEYELENEVKAVILVKTQPPTPVPDVSKNIRRIVGVDLVYEVTGEYDIIVIARATGVDTINRFIDEIRSIPGVVSTYTMIVLRTWV, encoded by the coding sequence ATGCCTATAGACGACATAGATCTCAAACTTCTTCAACTTCTAAAAGAAAATGCCAGAACTTCCTACTCTAAACTTGCTCGAGAACTTGGGATAAGTGAAGGAGCTGTTAGAAAAAGAATATCGAAATTAGTTAAAAATGGAGTAATTAAGAAAATGACCATAGAGTACGAACTTGAAAATGAAGTAAAAGCAGTAATTCTCGTAAAAACACAACCACCAACACCTGTACCAGATGTTTCGAAAAACATCAGGAGAATTGTTGGCGTTGATTTGGTTTACGAAGTTACTGGCGAATACGATATCATAGTCATCGCTAGAGCTACGGGTGTTGATACAATAAATAGATTTATAGATGAGATAAGATCTATACCTGGTGTTGTAAGTACATACACAATGATAGTGCTAAGAACATGGGTCTAG
- a CDS encoding ABC transporter ATP-binding protein: protein MSLCTVDLFAGYGKLKVLFGINIAAVPNGITAIVGPNGAGKSTLLNSIYGLADVYNGKIIFDGIDITYLKPYKRAHLGISYVPQMGNIFAELTVYENLLLAGYQMDRNELRDRISWVLDAFPRLKEFLNRKAGTLSGGERRMLAIAMGLMKKPKIMLLDEVTTDLAPIIVKKVLDIIVELRDKLKLTIVLVEQYAKRALEISDKAYLLVSGKIRYEGSPKDLLENEEFAKLYLGL from the coding sequence TTGAGTCTATGTACGGTAGATCTTTTTGCAGGATATGGAAAACTCAAGGTTCTGTTCGGAATCAATATTGCAGCTGTACCGAATGGTATTACGGCTATTGTAGGTCCCAATGGTGCAGGTAAATCAACGTTGCTCAATAGCATTTATGGATTGGCCGATGTCTATAACGGTAAGATCATATTTGATGGAATTGACATAACTTATCTCAAACCTTACAAGAGGGCTCATCTAGGTATATCTTATGTTCCTCAAATGGGTAACATATTTGCAGAACTAACGGTTTATGAGAATCTTTTATTGGCTGGCTATCAGATGGATAGAAATGAGCTAAGAGACAGAATTAGTTGGGTTTTAGATGCATTTCCAAGACTTAAAGAATTTCTAAATAGGAAAGCAGGTACTCTTAGTGGTGGAGAAAGAAGGATGCTTGCAATAGCTATGGGGCTTATGAAGAAGCCTAAGATAATGCTCCTAGATGAGGTAACAACAGATCTAGCACCAATAATTGTTAAGAAGGTTCTTGACATAATTGTTGAGTTAAGGGATAAATTGAAGCTTACGATAGTTCTGGTGGAGCAGTATGCTAAAAGAGCTCTAGAGATTAGTGATAAAGCCTATCTCCTTGTCTCTGGCAAGATTAGATATGAAGGTTCTCCTAAGGATCTTCTAGAAAATGAAGAATTTGCGAAACTTTATCTAGGTCTATAG
- the argC gene encoding N-acetyl-gamma-glutamyl-phosphate reductase produces MSSKIKVCVLGGSGYTGGELLRILVQHPHVEVTVVTSREYVGKPVHYVHFNLRGMYRNLKFSNIDLDEITSNCDAVFLSLPHGVSLQYVPRLLEVGLKVVDLSADFRLKNPEAYKVWYGIEHKYPDLLKKAVYGLPELHRDELRGARLIASPGCNATATILSLIPLVKNKLINLEKIVADVKVGSSEAGSKPSVGDHHPEREGCIRPYDPEGHRHAAEVEQEISLLAGREITISMVPHAVGAIRGALASTHTWLVEDLEDLEILKAYVNTYKGEPFVRVVYRVPPGYPDPKYVVGSNYADVGFAVERRIKRLTSFCAIDNLMKGAAGQAVQAFNIAVGFDEKAGLEIVPLKPV; encoded by the coding sequence TTGAGCAGTAAGATAAAAGTATGTGTGTTAGGGGGTTCAGGGTATACAGGAGGAGAATTATTAAGAATTCTTGTTCAACATCCACATGTAGAAGTCACAGTAGTAACATCTAGGGAGTATGTGGGTAAGCCTGTTCACTATGTCCATTTCAATCTTAGGGGCATGTATAGAAATCTGAAGTTTAGTAACATTGATTTGGATGAGATAACCAGCAATTGTGATGCGGTATTCCTGTCCCTACCTCATGGTGTCTCTCTTCAGTATGTGCCAAGACTTCTTGAAGTAGGTCTAAAAGTTGTTGATTTAAGTGCTGATTTTAGGCTAAAGAATCCTGAAGCATATAAAGTATGGTACGGTATTGAACATAAATATCCAGACCTATTGAAAAAAGCTGTATATGGTTTACCTGAGCTCCATAGAGATGAATTGAGAGGAGCACGGCTTATTGCTTCTCCAGGATGTAATGCTACAGCAACTATACTTTCGTTAATACCCTTAGTTAAGAATAAATTAATAAATTTAGAGAAGATTGTTGCTGATGTAAAGGTTGGAAGTAGCGAAGCAGGTTCTAAACCCTCTGTAGGTGATCATCATCCTGAAAGAGAAGGATGCATAAGACCCTATGATCCTGAGGGTCATAGACATGCGGCAGAAGTTGAACAAGAGATAAGTTTGCTAGCTGGAAGAGAAATAACGATATCTATGGTTCCTCATGCAGTAGGAGCTATACGAGGAGCTCTTGCATCTACACATACATGGCTGGTTGAAGATCTCGAAGATTTGGAGATACTTAAAGCATATGTAAATACATATAAGGGTGAACCATTCGTTAGAGTAGTTTATAGGGTTCCTCCAGGGTATCCAGATCCCAAATATGTTGTTGGAAGTAATTATGCTGATGTAGGGTTCGCTGTTGAACGAAGGATCAAGAGGTTGACATCGTTTTGCGCAATAGACAACCTAATGAAAGGTGCTGCAGGTCAAGCTGTTCAAGCATTTAATATAGCTGTGGGATTTGACGAAAAAGCGGGCCTAGAGATTGTACCATTAAAACCTGTCTAA
- the asd gene encoding aspartate-semialdehyde dehydrogenase has product MKRRVAVLGATGIVGQRFVSLLDNHPWFDLVMVTASEKVVGKKYSESVKWVIEKSMSSSVAELVIDPLDVDAIVREKIDIAFIALPKEVASTMEPELAMKGVAVVSNASNMRMEPDIPLLNPEINADHIEIVEVQRKIRGWSGVIVKVPNCTTAILTLSLKPIYDEYGIKRVVVASMQGLSGAGLTGVPSMFILDNLIPFIEGEEEKVETESRKILGVLGKNSIELNNSFGVTASCHRVMVLEGHSLAVFVETEKKADAENVMKIMEEFKNNKIRELDLPTAPKKPVVVRREQDRPQPRLDRMEGNGMSVVVGRIREDKVLGGIKYFVVGHNTIRGAAGTGVLIAELMVKKNIV; this is encoded by the coding sequence ATGAAAAGACGTGTAGCTGTGTTAGGTGCTACAGGAATTGTTGGTCAAAGATTTGTGTCGCTACTAGATAACCATCCCTGGTTTGATCTAGTGATGGTAACAGCTTCAGAGAAGGTTGTAGGTAAAAAGTATTCAGAATCCGTTAAATGGGTTATAGAGAAATCCATGTCCAGTTCTGTAGCAGAGCTAGTAATAGATCCACTAGATGTTGATGCTATAGTCAGAGAGAAGATAGATATTGCCTTCATAGCTCTGCCCAAGGAGGTTGCGTCGACTATGGAACCCGAGTTGGCCATGAAAGGAGTGGCAGTAGTTTCTAATGCTAGTAACATGAGAATGGAACCAGATATACCTCTGCTTAATCCAGAGATAAATGCAGATCACATAGAGATAGTTGAGGTTCAAAGAAAGATAAGGGGATGGAGTGGGGTTATTGTTAAAGTTCCGAACTGTACTACGGCAATACTTACATTAAGTTTAAAACCCATATATGATGAATATGGTATTAAACGTGTCGTAGTAGCATCTATGCAAGGACTTTCTGGCGCAGGTTTGACAGGTGTACCCTCTATGTTCATCTTAGACAACCTTATACCCTTTATTGAGGGCGAAGAAGAGAAGGTAGAGACAGAATCTAGAAAGATACTAGGTGTTCTAGGCAAGAACTCTATAGAGTTGAACAATAGCTTTGGAGTTACAGCTAGCTGTCATAGGGTTATGGTTTTAGAGGGACATTCTCTAGCAGTATTTGTGGAAACCGAAAAGAAAGCTGATGCAGAGAATGTGATGAAGATTATGGAGGAGTTCAAGAATAATAAGATAAGAGAGCTTGACCTACCTACAGCTCCAAAGAAACCCGTAGTTGTTAGAAGAGAGCAGGATAGACCTCAACCGAGATTGGATAGAATGGAAGGTAATGGTATGAGCGTTGTTGTGGGAAGAATTAGAGAAGACAAAGTTCTAGGTGGTATAAAGTACTTTGTCGTAGGACATAACACCATCAGGGGAGCAGCGGGTACAGGAGTTCTTATAGCAGAGCTTATGGTTAAGAAAAATATCGTGTAA
- a CDS encoding aspartate aminotransferase family protein → MPYTHEDNGVYKEFGEKIMLKYLMLYEDRGLDIEYAEAQYVWDKDRRRYLDMYTGHGVAFLGHRHPRVVEALIDQINNITTLPTSFRIRVRDEMLEVLSKIIPKRYEYVYLLNSGSEAVDFALKICRRIMGRRKIIYFTGSFHGRTYGALSVTSNPKYREGFEPLLPETVQIKFNSIDDVDRYVDDATACVILELIQGEGGINIADEEFVRFVRKKTEEVGALMIIDEIQTGFGRTGSVWLFEQYSIEPDMFLAGKAIGGGFPVSAIFLPRDIGEKMEIGSHGSTYGGNPLACAAVKASTEVLVEEKVALQAGAKGRMLIDMLKNKLKDYRIVKEVRGRGLMIGVDLRLRPGEIIKCMQQNGVIALKAGNTIVRFLAPYMITNNDIEQSVEVLDKCINQELSSRHASGFTQDLQPPT, encoded by the coding sequence ATGCCCTATACACATGAAGATAATGGAGTATATAAAGAGTTTGGTGAAAAAATAATGTTGAAGTACTTAATGCTGTATGAGGATAGAGGTCTAGATATAGAGTATGCCGAAGCACAATACGTGTGGGATAAGGATAGAAGAAGATATCTAGACATGTATACAGGTCATGGAGTAGCCTTCCTAGGACATAGACATCCACGTGTAGTTGAAGCATTAATTGATCAGATTAACAACATAACGACTCTACCAACATCATTCAGGATAAGAGTAAGAGATGAAATGCTTGAAGTTCTCTCGAAAATTATTCCAAAGAGATATGAATATGTTTATCTACTTAATAGTGGTAGTGAAGCTGTTGATTTTGCTCTAAAGATCTGTAGAAGGATTATGGGACGTAGAAAGATTATCTATTTTACAGGCTCGTTCCATGGAAGAACATATGGAGCATTATCAGTTACATCTAATCCTAAATATAGAGAGGGATTCGAACCACTTTTACCAGAAACCGTTCAGATAAAATTCAATAGTATAGATGATGTGGATAGATATGTTGATGATGCTACAGCCTGTGTTATTTTAGAACTTATACAAGGTGAAGGAGGTATCAACATAGCTGATGAAGAATTCGTAAGATTTGTAAGAAAGAAAACAGAAGAAGTGGGAGCATTAATGATTATAGACGAGATACAGACTGGTTTCGGTAGAACCGGATCTGTATGGCTCTTCGAGCAATACAGTATTGAACCTGACATGTTTCTAGCTGGAAAGGCAATTGGTGGAGGATTTCCTGTTAGCGCTATATTTCTACCTAGAGATATAGGTGAGAAAATGGAGATTGGGAGTCATGGATCTACCTATGGCGGTAACCCGCTAGCATGTGCAGCTGTAAAAGCATCTACAGAGGTTCTTGTAGAAGAGAAGGTAGCTTTACAAGCAGGAGCAAAAGGGAGAATGCTCATAGATATGCTTAAGAATAAGTTGAAGGATTACAGAATAGTTAAGGAAGTTAGAGGTAGAGGACTTATGATAGGTGTTGATCTTAGACTAAGACCTGGGGAAATCATTAAGTGTATGCAGCAGAACGGAGTGATAGCCCTTAAAGCCGGTAACACCATCGTGAGATTTTTAGCTCCGTACATGATCACCAATAACGATATAGAGCAATCGGTGGAGGTTCTTGATAAATGCATCAACCAAGAACTTAGCAGTAGACATGCTTCTGGATTTACTCAAGATCTACAGCCCCCCACGTAG